One window from the genome of Pseudomonas frederiksbergensis encodes:
- a CDS encoding GIY-YIG nuclease family protein — MTTANESSDLCVPEATEPGKPWFVYLVRAANGSLYCGISDDPVRRFAKHQSGKGARFFLSSPAVALVYTEACRDKGEALRQERLIKKLRKSAKECLVASATAPDQSH, encoded by the coding sequence GTGACGACCGCCAACGAATCTTCCGACCTGTGCGTGCCCGAGGCGACCGAGCCGGGCAAGCCCTGGTTCGTCTATCTGGTACGGGCCGCCAATGGCTCGCTGTACTGCGGCATCAGTGATGATCCGGTACGGCGCTTCGCCAAGCACCAGAGCGGCAAAGGCGCACGCTTCTTTCTTTCCAGCCCGGCGGTGGCGCTGGTGTACACCGAGGCCTGTCGCGACAAGGGCGAGGCCCTGCGTCAGGAGCGGCTGATCAAGAAACTCAGGAAAAGCGCCAAGGAATGCCTGGTGGCCAGCGCGACGGCGCCGGATCAATCGCACTGA
- a CDS encoding glutathione S-transferase family protein — translation MSELILHHYPTSPFAEKARLLMGFKGLAWRSVNIPAMMPKPDLTALTGGYRKTPVLQIGADIYCDTALIARRLEQEKASPALFPEGREMIAASFAAWADSVVFQHAVSLVFQPESVAVRFARLTPEAIKAFISDRAGLFSGGTTTRLSAEQAKHQWLTIMARLEQQLLREEGDFLLGDASIADFAMAHPLWFLKGTPVTSPLVDEYPAVSAWLARVLGFGHGAPKEMSSEEALDVARNATPAALPDELFNDPNGFVAGQQVTIAATDYGVDPVAGELVFAGSEELVLRREDERGGVVHVHFPRFGFRGEAR, via the coding sequence ATGTCAGAGCTGATCCTTCACCATTACCCGACGTCACCATTTGCCGAAAAGGCCCGCCTGCTGATGGGCTTCAAGGGCCTGGCCTGGCGATCGGTGAACATCCCTGCGATGATGCCCAAGCCCGACCTGACCGCCTTGACCGGCGGCTACCGCAAGACGCCGGTGTTGCAGATCGGCGCGGATATCTACTGCGATACGGCGTTGATCGCTCGCCGGTTGGAGCAGGAAAAAGCCTCGCCGGCGCTGTTCCCTGAGGGCCGAGAAATGATCGCGGCGTCCTTCGCGGCGTGGGCCGATTCGGTGGTGTTCCAGCATGCGGTCAGCCTGGTGTTCCAGCCTGAATCGGTGGCGGTGCGCTTTGCCAGGCTGACGCCTGAAGCCATCAAGGCATTCATCAGCGATCGCGCCGGCCTGTTCAGTGGCGGCACGACCACGCGCTTGTCCGCCGAACAGGCCAAGCACCAATGGCTGACGATCATGGCGCGGCTTGAACAACAGTTGCTGCGTGAGGAGGGGGATTTCCTGTTGGGCGATGCTTCCATAGCCGACTTCGCCATGGCCCATCCGCTGTGGTTTTTAAAGGGCACGCCCGTCACTTCACCGTTGGTGGACGAGTACCCGGCCGTATCGGCCTGGCTCGCACGGGTGCTGGGCTTTGGTCATGGCGCGCCGAAAGAGATGAGTTCCGAAGAGGCGTTGGACGTAGCTCGCAACGCCACGCCGGCAGCGTTGCCGGATGAACTGTTCAATGACCCGAATGGCTTTGTGGCGGGGCAGCAGGTGACCATCGCCGCGACGGATTATGGTGTCGATCCGGTGGCCGGGGAGCTGGTGTTTGCGGGTAGCGAAGAATTGGTTCTGCGGCGCGAGGATGAGCGTGGCGGGGTGGTGCACGTGCACTTTCCGCGGTTTGGCTTCAGGGGCGAGGCTCGATGA
- the yejK gene encoding nucleoid-associated protein YejK, which yields MPIRHCIVHLIDKKPDGTPAVLHARDSELAESTAIENMLADLNESYNAKQGKAWGFFHAESGAHPFSGWLKEYLDGGKDFTAFSRVAVEHLQKLMEESNLSVGGHVLFAHYQQGMTDYLAIALLHHSEGVAVTDELDVTPSRHLDLGQLHLAARINVSEWQNNKQSKQYISFIKGKNGKKVSEYFRDFIGCQEGVDGPGETRTLLKAFSDFVESEDLPEDDAREKTKTLVDYASSQAKLGEPMGLEELSELIDEERPKAFYDHIRNKDYGLSPEIPADKRTLNQFRRFTGRAEGLSISFEAHLLGSKIEYDEEAGTLIIKGLPTSLTDQLKRRN from the coding sequence ATGCCGATCCGTCATTGCATCGTCCACCTGATCGACAAAAAACCCGACGGCACGCCTGCTGTGCTCCACGCCCGCGACTCCGAACTGGCCGAGTCCACGGCCATCGAGAACATGCTCGCCGATCTCAACGAAAGCTATAACGCCAAGCAAGGCAAGGCCTGGGGGTTCTTCCACGCCGAGTCCGGGGCGCATCCGTTCAGCGGCTGGCTGAAGGAATACCTGGACGGCGGCAAGGACTTCACCGCCTTCAGTCGCGTAGCGGTGGAGCATCTGCAAAAACTGATGGAAGAATCCAACCTGTCGGTGGGTGGCCACGTGCTGTTTGCGCATTACCAGCAGGGCATGACCGACTACCTGGCCATCGCCCTGCTGCACCACAGCGAAGGCGTGGCAGTCACCGATGAACTGGACGTGACCCCGTCCCGTCACCTGGACCTGGGCCAGTTGCACCTGGCGGCGCGGATCAATGTGTCGGAATGGCAAAACAACAAACAGTCCAAGCAGTACATTTCGTTCATCAAGGGCAAGAACGGCAAGAAAGTCTCGGAATACTTCCGTGACTTCATCGGCTGCCAGGAAGGCGTCGACGGCCCCGGCGAGACCCGCACCCTGCTCAAGGCCTTCAGTGACTTCGTCGAGAGCGAAGACCTGCCGGAGGACGATGCCCGGGAAAAAACCAAGACCCTGGTGGACTACGCCAGCAGCCAGGCCAAGCTCGGCGAGCCCATGGGCCTGGAAGAACTGTCCGAGCTGATCGATGAAGAGCGCCCGAAAGCCTTCTACGATCACATCCGCAACAAGGACTATGGCCTATCGCCAGAAATCCCCGCCGATAAACGCACGCTCAACCAGTTCCGCCGCTTCACCGGCCGCGCCGAAGGCTTGTCCATCAGCTTCGAAGCGCACCTGCTGGGCTCCAAGATCGAGTATGACGAGGAGGCCGGCACGCTGATCATCAAGGGCTTGCCGACATCCCTGACGGATCAGCTCAAGCGCCGTAATTGA
- a CDS encoding HU family DNA-binding protein — MALTKDQLIADLAEAVDAPKATVRALLDQLGQIVADQLENGGELTLPGVGKLKVTERPARTGRNPSTGAAIEIPAKKVIKLVVAKGLTDAVNK, encoded by the coding sequence ATGGCTCTTACTAAAGACCAACTGATCGCTGATTTGGCTGAAGCTGTAGACGCACCGAAAGCTACCGTGCGTGCACTGCTGGACCAACTGGGCCAAATCGTTGCCGATCAGCTGGAAAACGGCGGCGAACTGACCTTGCCAGGCGTTGGCAAGCTGAAAGTCACCGAGCGTCCTGCCCGTACCGGTCGCAACCCTTCGACTGGCGCAGCCATCGAAATCCCGGCCAAGAAAGTGATCAAGCTGGTTGTGGCCAAAGGCCTGACCGACGCGGTCAACAAGTAA
- the rlmF gene encoding 23S rRNA (adenine(1618)-N(6))-methyltransferase RlmF gives MTVPRTPRPARQKPKLAPEAKAPREKASLHPRNRHQGRYDFPALIKSTPELAQFVIINPYGKESIDFASPEAVRVFNRALLKSFYGIAHWDIPADYLCPPVPGRADYVHFLADLLASHNAGEIPRGAAVKVLDIGTGANCVYPLIGYSDYRWHFLGSEIDPTAIASAKTIVQSNGLDKVIRLRQQTNRKQILLGLLENAERFDLTMCNPPFHASLEEATKGSQRKWRALGKADPKRKLPVLNFGGQAAELWCEGGEARFVTQLISESAQVAGQVLWFSTLVSKASNLPAIETALKKAGALQSQVVEMSQGQKQSRFVAWTFQDDAQQQAWRQSRWVRKD, from the coding sequence ATGACTGTCCCTCGCACACCCCGACCTGCCCGCCAGAAGCCCAAGCTCGCCCCCGAGGCCAAAGCGCCCCGCGAGAAAGCCAGCCTGCATCCACGCAATCGCCATCAGGGACGTTATGACTTCCCGGCATTGATCAAGAGCACGCCCGAACTGGCGCAGTTCGTGATCATCAACCCCTACGGCAAGGAGAGCATCGACTTTGCCAGCCCTGAAGCGGTGCGGGTGTTCAACCGGGCGCTGCTCAAATCCTTCTACGGCATCGCCCATTGGGATATCCCGGCTGACTACCTGTGCCCGCCGGTGCCAGGGCGGGCGGACTACGTACATTTCCTCGCCGATTTGCTCGCCAGCCACAACGCAGGTGAAATCCCCCGTGGGGCTGCGGTGAAGGTGCTGGACATCGGCACCGGTGCCAATTGCGTCTATCCACTGATCGGCTACAGCGACTATCGCTGGCATTTCCTCGGTTCGGAGATCGACCCGACCGCGATTGCCTCGGCCAAGACCATCGTCCAGTCCAATGGCTTGGACAAGGTCATTCGGCTGCGCCAGCAAACCAATCGCAAGCAAATCTTGCTGGGCCTTTTGGAGAACGCCGAACGGTTCGACCTGACGATGTGCAATCCGCCGTTTCACGCCTCCCTGGAAGAAGCGACCAAGGGCAGTCAGCGCAAATGGCGTGCGCTGGGCAAGGCGGACCCGAAGCGCAAGTTGCCGGTGTTGAACTTTGGCGGCCAGGCGGCGGAGTTGTGGTGCGAGGGTGGCGAGGCGCGTTTTGTCACGCAACTGATCAGCGAAAGCGCCCAGGTGGCGGGTCAAGTGCTGTGGTTCAGCACCCTGGTGTCGAAGGCGTCCAACCTGCCGGCCATCGAGACAGCGCTCAAGAAGGCGGGAGCGTTGCAAAGCCAGGTGGTGGAGATGTCCCAGGGCCAAAAACAAAGTCGCTTCGTGGCCTGGACCTTCCAGGACGACGCGCAACAGCAAGCTTGGCGCCAGTCGCGTTGGGTTCGCAAGGACTAG
- a CDS encoding valine--tRNA ligase, with translation MDKTYQPHAIETSWYNTWESENYFAPQGAGDSYTIMIPPPNVTGSLHMGHGFNNAIMDALIRFRRMQGRNTLWQPGTDHAGIATQMLVERRLEAQGQNRHDLGREKFLEKVWEWKDESGGNISRQIRRLGSSVDWSRERFTMDDGLSEAVKEAFVRLHEDGLIYRGKRLVNWDTKLHTAISDLEVENHDEKGFLWNLKYPLADGAKTAEGKDYLIVATTRPETMLGDSAVAVNPNDERYQALIGKFVELPLVGRRIPIIGDDYCDPEFGTGCVKITPAHDFNDYEVGKRHNLPLLNIFDKNAHVLPAAQAFNLDGTLNESVDGQIPAEYAGLDRFEARKQIVAAFDAAGLLVSVDDHALKVPKGDRSGTIIEPWLTDQWYVSTKPLAEPAIAAVEDGRIQFVPKQYENMYFSWMRDIQDWCISRQLWWGHRIPAWYDESGKVYVGRDEAEVRAKHNLGPDVALAQDNDVLDTWFSSGLWTFSTLGWPQQTEFLKKFHSTDVLVTGFDIIFFWVARMIMLTMHLVKNEDGTPQVPFKTVYVHGLVRDGQGQKMSKSKGNVLDPLDIIDGIDLETLVQKRTSGLMQPKLAKKIEKATREEFAEGIASYGTDALRFTFCSLASTGRDIKFDMGRVEGYRNFCNKIWNAARYVLDKGEDCGQNGEAYELSLADRWIISQLQRTEAEVTRQLDQFRFDLAAQALYEFIWNQYCDWYLELSKPVLWDENAPVERQRGTRRTLVRVLEVALRLAHPFMPFITEEIWQRIAPLAGIQGKTIMLQPWPVANETRIDPAAEDDIEWLKTFMLGLRNIRAEMNIGPGKPLTLFLKNASAEDLRRLNENEALLKKLAKLESVTVLAAGEEAPLSATALVGEMEVLVPMAGLIDKAAELARLDKEILRLKGEVQRVGGKLSNAGFVDKAPAEVIEKERAKLAEAEQALGKLAEQHARISSL, from the coding sequence ATGGATAAGACCTACCAGCCGCACGCCATTGAAACTTCCTGGTACAACACCTGGGAGTCAGAGAATTATTTCGCTCCGCAAGGCGCGGGCGATTCCTACACCATCATGATCCCGCCGCCGAACGTCACCGGCAGCCTGCACATGGGCCACGGTTTCAACAACGCGATCATGGACGCCCTGATCCGTTTCCGGCGCATGCAAGGTCGCAACACCTTGTGGCAACCGGGCACCGACCACGCCGGCATCGCTACGCAGATGCTGGTGGAGCGTCGTCTCGAAGCCCAGGGCCAGAACCGCCATGACCTGGGTCGCGAGAAATTCCTCGAGAAAGTCTGGGAATGGAAAGACGAGTCCGGCGGCAATATCAGCCGCCAGATCCGTCGCCTCGGCTCGTCGGTGGACTGGAGCCGCGAGCGCTTCACCATGGACGACGGCCTTTCGGAAGCGGTGAAGGAAGCCTTCGTGCGCCTGCATGAAGATGGCCTGATCTACCGCGGCAAGCGCCTGGTCAACTGGGACACCAAGTTGCACACGGCCATTTCCGACCTCGAAGTGGAGAACCACGACGAGAAAGGTTTCCTGTGGAACCTGAAGTACCCGCTGGCCGACGGCGCCAAGACCGCCGAAGGCAAGGATTACCTGATCGTCGCCACCACCCGTCCGGAAACCATGCTGGGCGACTCCGCCGTGGCGGTGAACCCGAACGATGAACGTTATCAGGCGCTGATCGGCAAGTTCGTCGAGCTGCCGCTGGTTGGCCGTCGCATCCCGATCATCGGCGACGATTATTGCGACCCCGAATTCGGCACCGGCTGCGTAAAAATCACACCGGCCCACGATTTCAACGACTACGAAGTCGGCAAGCGCCACAACCTGCCGCTGCTGAACATTTTCGACAAGAACGCCCATGTGTTGCCGGCCGCCCAGGCCTTCAACCTCGACGGCACCTTGAACGAAAGCGTCGACGGCCAGATCCCGGCCGAATACGCCGGCCTGGACCGTTTCGAGGCGCGCAAGCAGATTGTTGCCGCGTTTGACGCCGCCGGCCTGCTGGTCAGCGTCGACGACCATGCCCTGAAAGTCCCGAAAGGCGACCGCTCCGGCACCATCATCGAGCCGTGGCTGACCGACCAGTGGTATGTGTCCACCAAGCCGCTGGCCGAGCCTGCGATCGCCGCCGTGGAAGACGGCCGCATCCAGTTCGTGCCCAAGCAGTACGAGAACATGTACTTCTCGTGGATGCGCGACATCCAGGATTGGTGCATCAGTCGCCAGCTGTGGTGGGGCCACCGTATTCCGGCCTGGTACGACGAGTCGGGCAAGGTCTATGTCGGCCGCGATGAAGCCGAAGTCCGCGCCAAGCACAACCTCGGTCCGGACGTTGCCCTGGCGCAGGACAACGACGTCCTCGATACCTGGTTCAGCTCGGGCCTGTGGACGTTCTCCACACTGGGCTGGCCGCAGCAGACCGAGTTCCTGAAGAAATTCCATTCCACCGACGTGCTGGTCACCGGCTTCGACATCATTTTCTTCTGGGTCGCCCGGATGATCATGCTGACCATGCACCTGGTGAAAAACGAGGACGGCACCCCGCAAGTGCCATTCAAGACCGTCTACGTCCACGGCCTGGTGCGCGATGGCCAGGGCCAGAAGATGTCCAAGTCCAAGGGCAACGTCCTGGACCCGCTGGACATCATCGACGGCATCGACCTGGAAACCCTGGTGCAGAAACGCACCTCCGGGCTGATGCAGCCGAAACTGGCGAAGAAGATCGAGAAAGCCACCCGCGAAGAATTCGCCGAGGGCATCGCCAGCTACGGCACCGATGCCCTGCGCTTCACCTTCTGCTCGCTGGCGTCCACCGGTCGCGACATCAAGTTCGACATGGGCCGCGTCGAAGGCTATCGCAACTTCTGCAACAAGATCTGGAACGCCGCGCGCTACGTGCTGGACAAAGGTGAAGACTGCGGCCAGAACGGCGAAGCCTACGAGCTGAGCCTGGCCGATCGCTGGATCATTTCCCAGTTGCAACGCACCGAAGCCGAAGTGACTCGCCAACTCGACCAGTTCCGTTTCGACCTGGCCGCGCAGGCCTTGTACGAGTTCATCTGGAACCAGTATTGCGACTGGTATCTGGAACTGTCCAAGCCCGTGCTGTGGGACGAAAACGCACCGGTGGAGCGCCAGCGCGGCACACGTCGCACCCTGGTGCGCGTGCTGGAAGTGGCCCTGCGCCTGGCGCATCCGTTCATGCCGTTCATCACCGAGGAAATCTGGCAGCGCATCGCACCGCTCGCTGGCATCCAAGGCAAGACGATCATGCTGCAACCGTGGCCGGTGGCCAACGAGACCCGCATCGATCCGGCCGCCGAGGACGACATCGAGTGGCTGAAGACCTTCATGCTCGGCCTGCGCAACATCCGCGCCGAAATGAACATCGGCCCGGGCAAGCCGCTGACCCTGTTCCTGAAAAACGCCAGCGCCGAAGACCTGCGTCGCCTCAATGAGAACGAAGCACTGCTCAAGAAGCTGGCGAAGCTTGAATCGGTGACCGTGCTGGCTGCGGGCGAAGAAGCGCCTCTGTCGGCCACCGCATTGGTCGGCGAAATGGAAGTGCTGGTGCCAATGGCCGGCCTGATCGACAAGGCCGCGGAACTGGCGCGCCTGGACAAGGAAATCCTGCGCCTCAAAGGCGAAGTCCAGCGCGTGGGTGGCAAGCTGTCCAACGCAGGCTTCGTCGACAAGGCCCCTGCCGAAGTCATCGAGAAGGAACGGGCCAAGCTGGCCGAGGCTGAACAGGCCTTGGGCAAGCTGGCTGAGCAACACGCGCGGATCTCCAGCCTGTAA
- a CDS encoding DNA polymerase III subunit chi: MTKVDFYILPSADPSARLDFACKLTEKAWRMGHRIYLHCSDAAQREDLDARLWAFKGESFVPHGPAESESEGAIVLGLGDDCAEHQDLLVNLDLKVPAFAQRFARVAEVVVEDPVIRQAARESFRFYREQGYPLQDHRLQRL; the protein is encoded by the coding sequence ATGACCAAAGTCGATTTCTATATCCTGCCCAGCGCCGATCCCTCGGCGCGACTGGATTTCGCCTGCAAGCTCACTGAAAAGGCCTGGCGCATGGGACACCGCATCTACCTGCATTGCAGCGATGCAGCCCAGCGCGAGGACCTCGACGCACGGCTATGGGCTTTCAAAGGCGAAAGCTTCGTGCCCCATGGCCCGGCGGAAAGCGAGTCAGAGGGTGCAATCGTGCTCGGGTTGGGGGATGACTGCGCAGAGCATCAGGACCTGCTGGTCAACCTTGACCTGAAAGTGCCGGCCTTCGCCCAGCGCTTCGCCCGCGTGGCGGAAGTGGTCGTGGAAGACCCGGTCATCCGGCAAGCCGCGCGGGAGAGTTTCCGCTTCTACCGCGAACAGGGCTATCCTCTGCAAGACCACCGTTTACAGCGACTTTGA
- a CDS encoding leucyl aminopeptidase — MELVVKSVSPETLKTATLVVAVGENRKLGVVATQLDALSGGAISAVLKRGDLAGKVGQSLLLHSLPNLKAERVLLVGVGKDAELGDRPFRKIIAGVLGTLKSLGGTDAALALDELVVKGRDSYGKNRLLAETLVDGEYQFDRFKSQKAEPRALKKITVLTIKAAQAEVQRAVTHATAIANGMAFTRDLGNLPPNICHPTFMGEQAKALGKEFKALKVEVFDEKKIKDLGMGSFYAVGQGSAQPPRLIVMQYNGGKKSEKPYALVGKGITFDTGGISLKPGAGMDEMKYDMGGAASVFGTLRAVLELQLPINLVCILACAENMPSGTASRPGDIVTTMSGQTVEILNTDAEGRLVLCDALTYSERFKPQAVIDIATLTGACVVALGAHTSGLLGNNDELIGQLLSAGQQADDRAWQLPLFDEYQEQLDSPFADIANIGGPKAGTITAACFLSRFTKNLNWAHLDIAGTAWTSGGKDKGATGRPVPLLTQYLLDRAKA, encoded by the coding sequence ATGGAACTGGTTGTAAAAAGCGTCAGCCCAGAAACGTTGAAGACCGCCACGCTGGTGGTTGCCGTGGGTGAAAACCGCAAGCTCGGCGTCGTCGCGACCCAGCTCGACGCCTTGAGCGGCGGTGCGATCAGCGCGGTGCTCAAGCGCGGCGACCTCGCTGGCAAGGTCGGCCAGAGCCTGTTGTTGCACAGCTTGCCTAACCTCAAGGCCGAGCGCGTGCTGCTGGTGGGCGTGGGCAAGGACGCCGAACTGGGCGACCGTCCGTTCCGCAAGATCATTGCCGGCGTGCTGGGCACCCTGAAGAGCCTGGGTGGGACCGACGCTGCGCTGGCGCTGGACGAACTGGTGGTCAAGGGCCGCGACAGCTACGGCAAGAACCGCCTGCTGGCCGAGACCCTGGTGGACGGCGAATATCAGTTCGACCGTTTCAAGAGCCAGAAAGCCGAACCCCGCGCCCTGAAAAAAATCACCGTGCTGACCATCAAGGCCGCCCAGGCTGAGGTCCAGCGCGCCGTGACCCACGCCACCGCGATTGCCAACGGCATGGCGTTCACCCGCGACCTGGGCAACCTGCCGCCGAACATCTGCCACCCGACGTTCATGGGCGAACAGGCCAAGGCACTGGGCAAGGAATTCAAGGCCTTGAAGGTCGAAGTCTTCGACGAGAAAAAGATCAAGGACCTGGGCATGGGTTCCTTCTATGCCGTCGGCCAGGGCAGCGCCCAGCCGCCGCGCCTGATCGTCATGCAATACAACGGCGGCAAGAAATCCGAGAAGCCATACGCACTGGTCGGCAAGGGGATCACTTTCGACACCGGCGGCATCAGCCTCAAGCCGGGCGCCGGCATGGATGAAATGAAGTACGACATGGGCGGCGCCGCGAGCGTATTCGGCACCCTGCGCGCCGTGCTCGAACTGCAACTGCCGATCAACCTGGTGTGCATCCTGGCCTGCGCCGAGAACATGCCCAGCGGCACGGCCTCGCGTCCGGGCGACATCGTCACCACCATGAGCGGCCAGACCGTCGAAATCCTCAACACCGACGCCGAAGGCCGTCTGGTGCTGTGTGACGCCCTCACTTACTCCGAGCGCTTCAAGCCGCAAGCCGTGATCGACATCGCCACACTGACTGGCGCCTGCGTGGTCGCCCTCGGCGCCCATACTTCGGGCCTGCTGGGCAATAACGACGAGCTGATCGGCCAACTGCTCAGCGCCGGCCAGCAAGCCGACGACCGTGCCTGGCAGCTGCCATTGTTCGACGAATACCAGGAACAACTGGACAGCCCGTTCGCCGACATCGCCAACATCGGCGGCCCGAAAGCCGGGACCATCACGGCGGCGTGCTTCCTGTCGCGCTTCACCAAGAACCTGAACTGGGCGCACCTGGACATCGCCGGCACGGCCTGGACCAGCGGCGGCAAGGACAAGGGCGCCACCGGTCGTCCGGTTCCCCTGCTGACCCAATACCTGCTGGACCGCGCCAAGGCCTGA
- the lptF gene encoding LPS export ABC transporter permease LptF: protein MIVFRYLSREVLLTLSAVSAVLLVIIMSGRFIKYLAQAASGALDPGSLFLIMGFRLPGFLQLILPLGLFLGILLAYGRLYLDSEMTVLSATGMSQQRLFRISLFPATVVALVVAWLSLSLAPQGANQFQLLINQQDALTEFDTLVPGRFQALRDGTRVTYTEELSEDRVNLGGVFITQKNVSSDTKKDRGISVLVSEKGRQEINPDGNRYLILENGYRYDGTPGQADYRAIKYDTYGVLLPKPEASDEVTDRDAMSTASLLGNDDIRARTELQWRLSLPLLVFIVTLMAVPLSRVNPRQGRFLKLLPAILLYMAYLTILISARSALEKGKIPPTLGLWWVHSIFLAIGLGLLYWEPLRLKLASRRSALEVARG from the coding sequence GTGATCGTCTTTCGTTATCTGTCCCGCGAAGTCCTGCTGACCCTGAGCGCCGTCAGCGCCGTGCTGCTGGTCATTATCATGAGTGGGCGCTTCATCAAATACCTTGCCCAGGCGGCTTCGGGCGCCCTGGACCCGGGCTCGCTGTTCCTGATCATGGGGTTCCGCCTGCCGGGCTTCCTCCAGTTGATCCTGCCCCTGGGATTGTTCCTCGGCATCCTGCTGGCCTATGGTCGCCTGTACCTGGACAGCGAAATGACCGTGCTGTCGGCCACCGGCATGAGCCAGCAGCGCCTGTTCCGCATCTCCTTGTTCCCGGCGACGGTGGTGGCACTGGTGGTCGCCTGGTTGAGCCTGAGCCTGGCGCCCCAAGGGGCGAACCAGTTTCAATTGCTGATCAACCAGCAGGACGCCCTGACCGAATTCGACACCCTGGTACCGGGGCGCTTCCAGGCCCTGCGCGACGGGACGCGCGTCACCTATACCGAGGAGCTTTCCGAAGACCGCGTCAACCTGGGCGGGGTCTTCATCACCCAGAAGAACGTGTCGTCGGACACCAAGAAGGACCGCGGCATTTCCGTGCTGGTATCCGAAAAGGGGCGCCAGGAAATCAACCCTGACGGCAACCGCTACCTGATCCTGGAAAACGGCTATCGCTACGACGGCACGCCGGGGCAGGCCGATTACCGGGCGATCAAGTACGACACCTACGGCGTGCTGCTGCCCAAGCCCGAGGCCAGCGACGAAGTCACTGACCGGGATGCGATGTCGACTGCCAGTCTGCTGGGCAACGACGACATCCGCGCCCGTACCGAGCTGCAGTGGCGCCTGTCGCTGCCGCTCCTGGTGTTTATCGTGACGCTCATGGCGGTTCCGCTGTCGCGGGTCAATCCGCGCCAGGGCCGTTTCCTTAAGTTGTTGCCGGCGATTCTCTTGTATATGGCTTACCTCACCATCCTGATTTCCGCCCGCAGTGCCCTGGAGAAGGGCAAGATCCCACCGACGCTGGGCTTGTGGTGGGTGCATTCGATCTTCCTGGCCATCGGCCTCGGGTTGCTCTACTGGGAGCCACTGCGGCTGAAACTCGCCAGCCGTCGCAGCGCGCTGGAGGTGGCCCGTGGTTAA
- the lptG gene encoding LPS export ABC transporter permease LptG, with amino-acid sequence MVKLDRYIGSSVFMAILAVLGIILGLATLFAFIDEMGDVSDTYTLLDVASYVLLTAPRRLYDMLPMAALIGCLIGLGSLASNSELTIMRAAGVSIGRIVWAVMKPMLVLMLVGLLIGEYIAPATENTAQANRSLAQGGGDAQSAKHGLWHRQGDEFIHINSVQPNGTLYGVTRYRFDDQRHMLSSSFAKRAKFEEDHWQLNDVTTTLFHDKRTEVVAVPQERWDVALSPQLLSTVVMAPDSLSITGLWGYIHYLADQGLNNGRYWLAFWVKVLQPLVTAALVLMAISFIFGPLRSVTLGQRVFTGVLVGFTFRIAQDLLGPSSLVFGFSPLFAVLVPAGVCALAGLWLLRRAG; translated from the coding sequence GTGGTTAAGCTCGACCGCTATATCGGCAGCAGCGTTTTCATGGCCATCCTCGCGGTACTGGGGATCATCCTTGGCCTGGCGACCTTGTTCGCGTTCATCGACGAGATGGGCGATGTCAGCGATACCTATACGCTGCTGGACGTGGCGAGCTATGTATTGCTGACCGCGCCGCGCCGCTTGTACGACATGCTGCCGATGGCCGCATTGATCGGCTGCCTGATCGGCCTTGGCAGCCTGGCGAGCAACAGCGAACTGACCATCATGCGCGCCGCTGGCGTGTCCATCGGTCGGATCGTCTGGGCGGTAATGAAGCCGATGCTCGTGTTGATGTTGGTGGGCTTGCTGATCGGCGAATACATCGCCCCGGCCACCGAGAACACCGCCCAGGCCAACCGTTCCCTGGCCCAGGGCGGTGGTGACGCGCAAAGCGCCAAGCATGGCCTGTGGCACCGCCAGGGCGATGAGTTCATCCACATCAACTCGGTCCAGCCCAATGGCACCCTGTATGGCGTGACCCGCTACCGCTTTGACGACCAGCGGCACATGCTGTCCTCAAGCTTCGCCAAGCGCGCGAAGTTCGAAGAGGACCATTGGCAACTGAACGACGTCACGACCACGCTGTTCCATGACAAGCGCACCGAAGTCGTCGCCGTCCCGCAGGAGCGCTGGGACGTGGCGCTCAGCCCGCAGCTGCTCAGCACCGTGGTCATGGCGCCGGACTCCTTGTCGATCACCGGCCTGTGGGGCTACATCCACTACCTGGCGGACCAGGGCCTTAACAATGGTCGCTACTGGCTGGCTTTTTGGGTCAAGGTGTTGCAACCGCTGGTGACCGCTGCACTGGTCTTGATGGCCATTTCCTTTATCTTCGGTCCGCTGCGCTCCGTGACGCTTGGCCAGCGGGTCTTCACCGGCGTGCTGGTGGGCTTTACCTTCCGTATCGCCCAGGATCTGCTCGGCCCATCGAGCCTGGTATTCGGCTTCTCGCCGTTGTTTGCGGTGCTGGTGCCGGCCGGTGTCTGCGCGTTGGCCGGGCTCTGGTTGCTGCGCCGGGCGGGTTGA